A window of Centroberyx gerrardi isolate f3 chromosome 19, fCenGer3.hap1.cur.20231027, whole genome shotgun sequence genomic DNA:
GACATACTGCATAGCCACCAACTCCTTAAGCCCCTCTAGATCCAGGTTGAGGATTCATCTTGGACTCATAGCCCCACTGAGCATTCTGGCTTTTGTTTCAGGACTCTATTTTGAGTGGCTGAAGTAAGTattttccaacacacacacacacacacacaccactgcacgCGCTGGGTATAATAAGAACAACATCCAGCTCCTCAATACTGGCTACAAGTTGTTCGCTACATCAAACAGGCTTCCCTGACTCATTACCAATTACTGAGGGAAGAATCTGCTTTGGGTCAGGGTGCACAATAGCCTGCTCATCAAGAAATCTTTTTCAGCCTTCTTAGCCCAGAAACCTGATTACCAGTTTAGATTTCATAGGACCCACTTTGCAGTTCCAGATAGGGGATGGCTGACACAGTAACAAGCTGAGGTATAGAGGGTAGCCTATTCATTTTCTAATCCCACCTCCATAATGGTCATTGGCCTGACAAATAGGCTATGAATGCACAGTGCACACATAGCGGAAATTAGACGATAATATCTCAGTTTTCACAACCCTGTCACTGGGTtcattctctgctctctctcatgGGCGTGGGAGTGTCACATCCTATTGAGGTCAGATAAGGGACACTGACTGAGGGGGAATAAATTATGAAAAGAAAAGTAACAGAATCCATTCAGTGATGTCTCCTAGTCTctatccatacacacacacacacacacacaaatatgtccTTCCTATGACCTGTGTGCTACTATGTAGATATGGACCATGCATCAGCAGGCAAAAactggaagaaagagaaagcaaggtGCAAAGTCTTGATGGAAGTAACGGGTGATGCTTTTGAGGAAGTTACAATGTCTACACGAAACTGCAAGCCAGCCAACAGaaatctaccagccactttgaatACTATAACCTTTAGTTTGTGTGGCTGAAAAACGGTTTCACCATGACAACCCTGAACATGAAAGGCGCAAAGTCCTTGTTGCCCTTGTCCAATGGTGTTTTCTATATGGCCATGTGATTATAGAAAACTCTCAAGATGATTTTCATGTGTCTGACAACAAATCTTATCCATTTTAAATAATCGTATGGTTGACACTTGACAGCCAGAACAGTCTTGGTATCTAAACTGCTTCCACTGTGCTGTCAGGCTATTCAATAGGCCTGGGCATTGTTCTCAGGAAAAGCACACCGTTTAGGCTAAGGGTTTGGACAATGAATGTTCCACTTGTTTGGCAAGCTactcaaacaaaaacagtgtATCCTGTGGAATGATTGACCGTCGATAAGAATCGCAGCCCAGTTTTCACCTGGTGTCAGTGAAATACCTAACCCACAGGTTAAAAATTGACTACCACGACTGCCAACTGTGACTTACCGCCTAATCAACAGCTGGTAGGCTCAGCAGTGGGTTTATTCAGCTGACCAGACAAACATGGGCACACATCTGAAATGTCACTACAGAAGAcagactgtaaacacacacacacacacacacacacacgcacacacacacacacacacacacacagagtcctaGGCTTTTCATAAATTGTGGAGGGGCAACTTAGCCAGAGTTGACTTTGTCACTGCAAATTACACAATATTTTGCTCAACATGATTAAAAGATATTGACATTACAAACGCTCCGCCTCCGACAAAGACTGAAAAACACCAGATGATAAGTTTAGTTTCAAGACTTTTAACTACCAAAGGTTTTCGGAAAATCTGTAAGTTGACGTTCAATAGACCAATAGATCAACTGCACAGAATGCCATTAAAGCTCAAGTGAAGCCTCTTCTAACTCCAGTTAACATGTTAGCTCGACATGTTAGCTCGGCAACACACAAACTTGTCAGCCACCAGAAAAGGCAAACCATCATCTGCAAATGGAGTACATGGAGTAGTCTTAAACAGATTATTTACCTAAATGTGTTGATTGAAAAGCTATCTTGTAGTTGTAGCTGGAATAAAGAGGCTCCAGAAAAGCAGGGACGGGGCGACAGAGAGCTACAGCTGCTGCCTCTGGCTGACACTGAATGATGCTTGTTGTTTGGCAACCCCGGGGTGTTGTTGCTATCGCCGGGGAAATACTGTGAACCGCCCGCGGTCTCCGTTAAAAACTTAGCTGCCGAGCTACATACTGAGGTTTACGTCCGCTTGCTAGCAGCGCCGACTTTTACTTTGGCTTCGACAACAGTCTGGGAAATGATGAGGTCCTTGCAGTCAAAAGTCAGCAGCTATGACTCCGCGCATGCAACTATGCGTGACTGTCATGGTTCCCGTGAACGTGCACTGCGTGCGTCATTGCTATggcattatgggaaatgtatttCATATTGCGTTCTGGTTCTCTCCCCCGCACGCCCTCccctctgtgcgtgtgtgcgtgtgtgtgtgtgaaccctcTTCGGTATTTACTTGCAATTCGTTTTTCACCCGATAGAGGGAAGGCTGCGACCATTTCCATGGCAACACTGAAGCTAAACCAGATAGCGGTTGTTTTCTACATGGGAACAAAACAACATATCTGATAGCTTTCTGCCAGCTTTGGATGTTTGACAATGGAGACAATATGTGTCGATAAATCAGCTTTAAAGGCAGTGGATGACTATGTGGAGTACAGAAGGTTTGTCTTAACGTTAGACTTTATTGTGTCGGCACTGCGGGAATTAGCTCTCAGTCTCACCTGACTTATTTACTCTGAGAGGTTTTCAGACACCTTGGGGCTAgctagcaacaacaacagctagCAGCAATAATGTGACTGCTAAAAAGAAAACAGTTGTAAAGGACTTGTATCTGGCGTTGCTCATTTATAACACCAATTTAAGTTAGAAGATACCAAAAGGATATATCACCTGTGCTCGCCTCAGTAGTAGTAATCAGcttgttgtgtatgtgtaatCATGTTGACAAGAATCTTGACTGTAGCTTTATGAGGTTTTATGGTGGTGTGTTTCTCTTCTAGGATTGTGGGTGATGCTGACGGAGGAAAACTGTTCACTCCAGAGCAATATGAGGAGTACAAGAGGAAGGTGCTTCCTCAGAGAGTGAAGAACAGGCTGTATGTGAGCTTCGGGGTGCCAGGAGGCATCGACTGCAAACTCATTGGCCCTGAGACACAATGCTTCTGCACACACAGGTAGTACGCTACACCAGAACACATGAAATCAGCCCCCACCCAGCCTTCCCTCCAGCACATACACATAGACCCAGctgttgtctcttttttttttttttttttttaagatttattttaggcattttatgctttattgacagagatagtgtgagagagagacaggaaggtatgggagagagagaggggaggacatgcagcaaatgaccgcgggctggattcgaacccgggtcccAGCTGTTGTCTCTTTTTAAAGATACATCTCTTCCAGGTACAAGCAACATAAGACAGAATTTGACGTGGTTCCCCCTGAGCGGCCCCTGGCCCTCCTGTGCCGGGTCAGGGGTTGTCACTGTCCCGCCTACCAGTACGTTCCCCTAAACGGGTCGCAGCCTGTCCGCTGCAGGTGTAAACACTTGCCTCAAGATCACAGTGAGGCTACTGGGCACTTGTGCAAGAAGTGTGAGTCTGACATCCCCACATTTAAAGACAGTCGTAGTTACTGTAATACCCCTAAAATACAAGTTACAAGTTATAGCAAGTTACAACTTCTTACTCAAGGAAAATATAAGTGTTCCAGATGAATTTCACACATGTTTCCTATGTATCAGGCTCCTCCTGTTCTGGGTTCCAGAGCCCCTTCACCTGTGGGTGTGGCCAGCCAAGTtccacccaccacacactggCGAGTACCAGATTTAGGATCAACTTTGCTACCAATATTCCTCAGATATAAGGTAAAACGCTTCACAACTTGACCTTAAGTCACTGTACTGtcactttttcctctttttcctgcAGGTTGAGACAAAACCAGAGAGGGAGGCGCGGGGTCGGCCAGTGGGAAGGGATGTCCCCTATGCCGCCATGGGGGGGCTGACGGGGTTCAGCTCCCTGGCAGACGGTTACCTCGCACTGGAGGCCAGTGGCTCAGGTGAGAGAGCGACATGCACCAGATATGTGATGACTCTATCTGCAGTGAAAAAGCTACAGCAGGTAGATCCACGTTAAAGACCCCAGAGAGCAAAATGCGTCTTTCTCGCtctgtgtccttgtgtgtgtgtgtgtgtgtgtgtgtggtacgtAGATGGTCCTCCATTCTCTGCCTGGTGTCCTGAACAGTCTGCATCATTCCAGCCACATGTGGTTGAGAAGTCACATGGAACCACCTCACCTCCCGGCCTGACAGGTCTGCCAACAGGTTCAACCGTCATGCCGTTTGTCATCTCATATTCTTTACTTGTGGTGATCCAGCCTTTGTCAGACCGTAGGAGACTTTGAGAGGGGCTACTGGGTGAGGAAAGTTCCCTTAAGTGGCACATGAGGGCAGCAGAGAGCAGTGGAGCGACGCTGCTGAACAAACAAGTGCACAGAGCAGAAAGCTGTGTTCAGTTCAAATGCAATATAGTGCAGTAAAGGACGCCTGAAAGCCCACAAACTGCATCTGCAACCCTTAGATTTGACCAATTAATTGATTTCCCACCTAGactatatttgtatgtatgtttgtttatttgtctctctccataTATTTGTGGTAAAACTTTACAACTGTGGGGACCTTCAGGACCACTATAAACCTCCAATATGCACGTGGTGTGTTGGAAAGACGAACTTCTTCTTCTCAAACTCATCTATGTCACATGAATACAAGGGTCACACAGAGGTCTTGGATTGACTTCCATCATAGCATCTTGCCTAGTTTAGTCTACTCATACAAGTCTTTCTTTTTGGGTTTATTAAAGGTTCCAGGAGTTCCACCAGCAAAGATTTCGCCTACAGTCCGGTATGCATCCAAAACCATAATGCTTCAAAACACATCTAATAAGACCGCATACTCTTATTAGAATAGTTGCAATGTAATGGGGGTGTTTTGAGACCTTGGAATGGACAAAACAAATTTACATAttataattaaaaatgttttaaagatGATAAGTTTACAAATTATATCAGGCCAATAATGACATAATGACAACATTATGAGAGGTCTTTTGGAATACTTGGAAAAAGGAATGCATTGATGTGGAACacttttgtgcatttatttgtaGTTAATTATGTATGATTTAATATGCTTCAGACTGATTTCTCCAAAAATGTAGCAGTTACTGAACTGAGTTCCCTAAAGACTTGAGTACAAGTATCCTGAACAGTAGTCTCCCCTGAATAGTATTATTATTCTTTCTATTTGAGGCTCATCGCACCATGTATGAGTCAATTTATGAGTGGAAAAGAGAAACCTGAGTTGATTTATGATAAATGGATTTCAAATTCAGCAGCGACtgctcataaacacacactgttccGTACCCATTTGTTTTATGGCCCCGACTACCATCAAAGTTGCAATTGCTGGTGTAGTTACTGCACCACAACACATTACAGTGCTATTTATGAAGGTTCCATGCCTGTGAATGACAAAAAATCCACCATTGCTATTATTTTTTGGCTGTCTGGCTTATAAAGGATAATACCACATAAATGACTCAGTTTTGTCCCTCCAAAGGTGATTTCCATAATCCCTGCTGTATCTTTTTCAGCTGAAGGCAGAGAAAATGGCTGCCAGGCAGAGAGGCTCAGCATCGAGGGTCAACCCAGCCTCCCCTAACACGTCCAGCTCTGTCCTCAGCAAGACGTCCATCAAACAGTGAAATGCACCTTCCACCAAAGAGCCCAATAAACTATCTGTAAAATACCACCAACTGCAAATGTATGGACTATCAACATTTATCATATCAAAGAAATCATAATCTGCTTATGATCTGTAAGTTTTAAAACTTCTCCaaaagtgaaaaagctttgCTGATGATTGCATtgaatattttttctctcttcgaGTGAAATGCCCTTGGTTGTTTTTGTGATAACATTTAAAACATTGACCAAGCTTTAGGGGTTTATTAAATGACTCATCGACTAGTAGCTGAACCAAACTAAAATTTGCATATCTGTAATACACTGTGGTTTGTACTCAGCATCTGCTGTTCCTCTCCAGTGATGCTGTGGTGTACATCAACTGAGTTAGACATGGAAACCCAAGTGAGCTTCCTGGCAAGCAGCAACTCAGTCCCATCAATAGTCACCAACAAGAGGAAACAATAATGCATCTTCACGTCTTCACAGCTCGACAATTAACTGACAGTGTATTGATCCAATCAGAGGTTTGCGTGTGGGGAACCACAGTCAGTAACACACACTGCGTTGCCATGATGAGGTACAGAACTCCAAGTCTGCTGcagtttttttcccttccttgtAAATTAATGAGACACAACCTGAACAAATCAAAGTCTGACAGAGCCTGAATTGATTTTAATACATACTCAAAGGAAAATGATAATTGGATTGAAAATATTCATGAGAGGCTACACATGGACATATAGGTCAGGAGAAGATGTTGTTATCTCTGTTGTATTCATTATTGTACTTAGCCGCCATATGTGCTACaaaaatcatcataaaaaaacacacatagtaTGCAAAAATGTATCACATTTAAAGTATGGTAGAATTTCTGTAATCCAAACAACATTGTAATATGGTCTTTTAATCTGTTAACATTTTCTGGTTGATTGAAATATATTGAAGGACTAGATCAAACCTTTTTTCAAAACATGAAACGTGTTCATATGCATTCTATAATGTCTCGCACAGTCTAATTTGCATGCTGTCCATCAACAAACAACTTCCGGTGCATCCTCCCTATTGCTTTAATGCCATTTTTTTATCATTGTCTCATGTTTTGTTACTGATGCTTATTCCATTAACAGGTCAGTTTGCACGTCAGGTTTGTATGATTGATGTTCTCTTGTTGAGAGAATGCCACCCACTCAACATGCTACCAAAATAAGACCAGAACCATGGAGCTACGTGTTCAGTGATGAGAGCAGGTTTTAATTTGCAGATAGATGTACTGTTTCCGATTGATTAATCCCATTCCTCACGGCAGATCAGCGGTGATGAGAGCTGATTTAATCCGCACAGAGAATGGAGATTGAAACAGGTCATGTTTTCTCCATAGGTGGCCCACTTTCAAACGTCTTTAActgagaaataaaattaatgGGGATCTAAATGGGGATTCACTCCCACTCAGATGTTCCCTCCGAGTCGCACTGGATCAGCATCCACATTGGTATGGCTGCACCGGCCGGCACGTCTCATTTCACCTGTGCTGTGATGCTAGCGGCCACCTGAGGgaactgagagtgtgtgtgtgcgtgtgcgtgtgtgtgtgtgtgtgtgctgaacagGTGGTCTGGAGGGAAAGCAGCTAGGGGAACGCCTGAGGGACGGCATGGACGCACCTGGGTCTCTGCAGCTGAGTGCTGGAGAGGAAGCCAGTGGAAAGGATCCTATCTGAAAGCTGACACTTCTGATTCAGCGTGTTCGTACGATGACAGCGGTGTCAGGTCGCCACAACATACATTCAGTATGTACACACATCCATACCCTTGCACCCTTGTAGTCGCACTTACACTGACATGCATGAATCCCATCATGTTTCTCCTTCACCGCGTACGCGTAATCACAACAGCTCTCTTGCCTCTTATAATCAAGCATCCTTAAAATAAACAGCTCACCTGTATCCACTTTCTCCTGGAGGATTACAAATCATTTTCCCAGAAGGTGGgttggtgggtgggggtgtgtgttgggagttggggaggggggggacacAACTAATTTGAGCGGTAAAGGCCTGACACATTAGTCTGGCACAATTACTGTGCTTAGGGTAATTGCCTCTCCATAGCAACGCTGTTTAGGAGGCAAAAGGCAATTTACTTTGGCCATTGGTTGAAAAGAAGGACTACTTCACTTCCCTTATTGCCATGGGAACCACGCCCAACTTGACTGACAGATCCGTCACTACAAATCATGAGGCAAACACAGAAGATTAGATTGGCAATTTCTGTGCAAGGAAACACTTAATTACCCCCCTGACAGATACGGTAAGcacacactgactgaactgGAGAGGAGGAACACAGTTACCTAATTTCTCCACAGATAGAGTGGTGACAAAAATATAAGTGGCATTGAGAGAAGTAACAAAAACTGAGAGGCATAGAGAGACTCAAAAGACTGACAGTGACTGACAATTCACTTGAACCAGTCAAGACTTtgtcaaatgaaacaaaacaccacagacgacatacagtataaactaAATTCTCCTTAGAGTGAAAACCCAACAGCAGCAGAATTTACGTGTCGTATTCTCAGAATCGCGTGACCATGAACTAATCTTTGCGAAAGGTAGATCGAAGAAGGGCAAGAGTCTCTTAAGATGTCATCAAGAGAAAACATCCTTTAGCTACTCCACTGGCAGTGTATGGGTGACGGAGTTTGAGGACATGGTGACGCCGTGACAGTAACCAGGGTGATTTTCTGCTTCACATCTGTTAGCACTATAGTGAAACTAAAGCTCATTTGGTGTAAAATCTCAAACAAATATTCCAGTCCACAAATAgtcaacaaaatcacaaaatcaaATTAATCTCCAAGCCTCTGACCTGACCGTTTTGCTTTGCTTCTCTTGTTTTAGGTTTGGGATAGAGTTATTCATAATCAGTTatttgaatctgaatctgaagttATTTGAAAAACTAAAGGTCATAGGAATAATGTAGTGAATTCTgtttgagggtggattttttttaaccatatcAACATGTGGATATAGATGTAATTTCTTGAGGAGGAAGGGcagatggaaaaataagcattttttttatccCATTGTAACACAATACAAATGTAAAGACACATTTGGCTTCAAGATTCATTTAAATGTGTCTTTGTTGACTCGGGGTCTGTGGATTCACTTGAAAATGTCTCCAGTTTTGGCTTTCTCTGGAAGGCCAACCTTTTGATTCAAGTTTGGATTATGAATTGGACTTTTGACCCATTTTCAAAAGTCCTCAGCTGTGATTTTTACTCTTTCTGTCCTCTTACCCCATTGTCTTCTGATTACCAGGAAAAGAGACAGCTGTTCCTCAAACAAAATatacaaccttttttttttttttacaaacacaAGCAAGGCATCACAATCCCCTGAAATTGAAGCACAATCCCATAACTTCGATGCTTTGAATGCGTTGTGTTTTGCCTTTCTTTTGTGATGGAAACGCCGGGAAATTGAGGACGCTGTAATTTCATTGAGGCTGTGTGCTTCGATCCCCTCCTGTGTCTGCAGGATCTTTGAAGGGGGttgaggatggagagggaatCATGAAAAATGGATTTTGCTTTTTTCACAAAGCGCTGGGATGACGAAGAGAAAGGGATGTTGTATAACTATGTTAAATCAATAACAGTGTTGGACTAACAAAAATGagttctcaaacacacacacagaaaaatacacatgCCTGGAGTGCACACATGCTCTTgcctctcacacacgcacaacacatacacaactgatggaaacatagacacatacacatccacacatatagtcacaaatacacactgcaTCCCACTGCACCAATATATTTCTTCTCTTTGAAGCTTTCTAGTAATCATGTCTGCTTGGAAATGCTATAAAAGGCAAATAACACACGCTGGAAACATCTGCACGTCGCATCCTGTCTCGTTGGTGGCGAACTCTTCATGCCACACAAACGTTGATTGGATGAGGGCACCTCAGATGCTAAATGAGGGCGCTAAATGCGATGCCAGAGGACATGAGAGAACTAAAGGAGTGGGGAAAAAATAGAGGTGGTAGAGAAGCCTGGAATCAAAGGCAGGAGATCGACCAACAGAGGCACGGTGcgtagagaaagaaaggaaacgTGGGGGGGAGATGCAAAGTGAAACCGCGAGGGAATTAAAGAGAGAACCAGCAGAGTTCTGTCAAAAGGAAGCGATAAGAGTTTACGGAGGCCGCTCCCTCCGCGCTCAGCGAACTGAGCTTGTAGATTGGCAGCCTGTATGTCCATCTCTCCCCGCTGTCTTCGTCCAGTAAGCCCTCTATCTCACCAAGATCCTCCTTAAGACACCAAAAAGACTTGgcaaagatgaggaaaatgaaaaagaacaacAGACTCAAAGTCAGCCAGgttggcagagagaaagagaagaggaataTTAACACATTATAGTCAGAGagttttgaatgtgtgtgtgaagttgaaTACTGGACAGCGTCATCAAAAAAGTCTTGCCAATTTTTCAGCGGCAGCTGTGTTTGAGTGACTGTGCGCCCAGGAACTCAACAT
This region includes:
- the fam221a gene encoding protein FAM221A yields the protein METICVDKSALKAVDDYVEYRRIVGDADGGKLFTPEQYEEYKRKVLPQRVKNRLYVSFGVPGGIDCKLIGPETQCFCTHRYKQHKTEFDVVPPERPLALLCRVRGCHCPAYQYVPLNGSQPVRCRCKHLPQDHSEATGHLCKKCSSCSGFQSPFTCGCGQPSSTHHTLVETKPEREARGRPVGRDVPYAAMGGLTGFSSLADGYLALEASGSDGPPFSAWCPEQSASFQPHVVEKSHGTTSPPGLTGSRSSTSKDFAYSPLKAEKMAARQRGSASRVNPASPNTSSSVLSKTSIKQ